AGGTCGGCGTCGAGATGGGCGATGGCGAAGTCGGCCGCGACGATGTCGTCGAGGCTGGCCGAGGGCGCCGTCTTCACCGCGGTCAGCTCGCGCAGCCGCTCGGTGTGGGCCTGCCGCTGGGCGACGAGGTAGGCCCGGGCCCGGTCCGCGTCGGCCACCAGCAGCGCCACGACCACCTTGGCGAAGAGCGTGCTGGCGACGTAGGGCATCGGCGGCTCGACCTCGGCGAGCCACCGCTGGAGCGCGGCCCGGCCGTCGGCGGTCAGCGAGTACGCGGTGCGGTCGGGACCGCCCTCACGTTCCTGCCCGGCGGGTGCCACCAGGCCGTCCCGCTGCAACCGGCCGAGGGTCGAGTAGACCTGCCCGAAGGCCAGTGGCCGGGCGCGGGGCAGGCGCTCGTCGTGGGCGCGCTTCAGCTCGTAGCCGTGCCGGTTGCCGGCGGCGAGGAGGCCGAGCAGCAGGTGCGGGGTGGACACCCGGGTCACTATTCACCGAGCGAATAGTGACTGTCAAGGAGGCCCGCGCGGCGGGATGCCGCGCGGGCCTGTGAGAGGGAGGGCTGTCCGATCAGGCGCCGGCCGACCAGGCGGGGTGCCGCCCGGTCAGGGCGAGGAGACTATCGATCTCCGAGGCGTCCGACGAGGACGTGCCCACCGGCTCCGCGAAGAGGCCACGCTCGCGGGCCGTCGGGCCCTGCTGCTCCATGAACGCGTAGATCGGGGGCAGCGCCTCCGGCGCCGGCTGGAACGGCTGACCGGTGGCGATGGCCAGGTCCCACCCGTGCACCGTGAGTTCGAGCAGCGCGATGTTGCCGACCGTCTCCTGCGGCATGCCCATCCCGGGCGAGTCGCCTTCCAGGGCGGCCGGATCCGACCACGCCTCGATCAGTTTCGCGATCTCGCCCTCGAAGCGGTCGCGCCAGCCCTCGGTCAGGTGGTCGGGCTCCTCCACCCACTCCGGCTGCTGCTTCGCCGCCAGCACCCGGAGGTTGACCACCGCCTGGTAGAAGTGGTTGAGCAGGTCGCGTACCGCGTAGTCGCTACAGGGGGTCGGCAGGTCCAAATGGTCGTCGGAGATTCCCCGGATCACCGCGACGGTACGGGGCGCCGCGGCTGCCAACAGATCGCTAGTCTTTGTGGACATAGGGTCAGCGTATGAGGATCGTCTTGAAGAAATGCGACACCAGCCGCGCCGCGACAGCCGGGGAATTCTGGACCCCCACCGGTTGCTGCGGCGGGTCCGGCTCCGCCGCTGCCTGCCGGCCGCCGCGCTACTGCCCTATGTGGAGCACTACTGGCTCGTCGACTGGCGGCTGACCGAGCCGTTCGTGCAGCGGGTCGTGCCCCATCCCGCGGTGAACGTGGTCTTCGCCCGTCACGACGACGCCCCCGAGACCGCCCAGATCGCCGGCGTCGGGCTGCGACTGCTCTCGATCACGCTGGCCGGCAGCGGCCAGGTCTGCGGCGTCCAGTTCCGCCCGGGCGGCTTCCGGCCCTACTGGCGGCGGTCGGTCGCCGAGCTGACCGGGCGGCGCCAGCCCCTCACCACCGGCCCCGGCGCCGCCGACCCGACCGGTGCCGGCGCGCCCCCGCGGGCCGCCGTGGGCGGCGCGGTCTGCGAGGGTACGGACGACGAGCGCTGCGCCGCGCTGGACGCCGTCCTGACCGCCTGGGCGCCCGAGCCGGACCCGGTCGCCGACGAGGTCATCGCGCTGGTCGAGAAGATCCGCGCCGACCGGAACATCCTGCGGGTGAGCGACTTCGCCCGGCGGCACGACAGCTCCGTCCGCCGGTTGCAGCGGCTCTTCCTGGAGTACGTCGGCGTCGGCCCCAAGTGGGTCATCCGGCGCTACCGGCTCCAGGAGGCGATCGAGCAGGCCGCCGGCGGGC
The nucleotide sequence above comes from Micromonospora sp. M71_S20. Encoded proteins:
- a CDS encoding AraC family transcriptional regulator, which gives rise to MRHQPRRDSRGILDPHRLLRRVRLRRCLPAAALLPYVEHYWLVDWRLTEPFVQRVVPHPAVNVVFARHDDAPETAQIAGVGLRLLSITLAGSGQVCGVQFRPGGFRPYWRRSVAELTGRRQPLTTGPGAADPTGAGAPPRAAVGGAVCEGTDDERCAALDAVLTAWAPEPDPVADEVIALVEKIRADRNILRVSDFARRHDSSVRRLQRLFLEYVGVGPKWVIRRYRLQEAIEQAAGGPQDWAALASDLGYSDQAHLVREFTAVTGVSPAAYARSLG
- a CDS encoding PadR family transcriptional regulator: MSTPHLLLGLLAAGNRHGYELKRAHDERLPRARPLAFGQVYSTLGRLQRDGLVAPAGQEREGGPDRTAYSLTADGRAALQRWLAEVEPPMPYVASTLFAKVVVALLVADADRARAYLVAQRQAHTERLRELTAVKTAPSASLDDIVAADFAIAHLDADLRWLQTTLGRVADWHREVHS
- a CDS encoding TIGR03086 family metal-binding protein encodes the protein MSTKTSDLLAAAAPRTVAVIRGISDDHLDLPTPCSDYAVRDLLNHFYQAVVNLRVLAAKQQPEWVEEPDHLTEGWRDRFEGEIAKLIEAWSDPAALEGDSPGMGMPQETVGNIALLELTVHGWDLAIATGQPFQPAPEALPPIYAFMEQQGPTARERGLFAEPVGTSSSDASEIDSLLALTGRHPAWSAGA